Proteins encoded within one genomic window of Dehalococcoidia bacterium:
- a CDS encoding class I SAM-dependent methyltransferase, whose amino-acid sequence MERDLPDFCIERNSIVKTKILSRLWNLGQSSTINVLDVGCGNADWLRPLLNNMPSINYFGIEPSNSLVLNAQANLPKHAHQIFQGRGEDLSSMFDFQFDVVVTRAVFEHVYKRAKFIHSLSKVLLPQGTLLFSYGTNHFKEGSITDARNFMSKILAILGYDRYYAFPVNKSQLKNSLVANGFNILDEKNYSLDDIKMAHKLISDDQISKDLLLNWLSLEDEININSSDSQMLEKLTNEMFFEAQKLEY is encoded by the coding sequence ATGGAACGAGATCTCCCAGATTTTTGCATAGAACGAAATAGTATCGTAAAAACGAAGATTCTCTCGCGCCTGTGGAATTTGGGTCAATCGAGTACTATCAACGTTCTTGATGTAGGTTGTGGTAATGCTGATTGGCTACGTCCTCTTTTAAATAACATGCCCTCTATAAATTATTTTGGAATTGAACCTAGCAATTCTTTAGTATTAAACGCTCAAGCAAATTTACCAAAACATGCCCATCAGATTTTTCAAGGTCGTGGAGAGGATCTAAGCTCCATGTTCGATTTTCAATTTGATGTCGTAGTAACACGTGCGGTTTTCGAACATGTATATAAGAGGGCCAAATTCATCCATTCGTTATCAAAAGTTCTTCTACCACAAGGCACCTTATTATTTTCTTATGGTACAAATCATTTCAAAGAAGGTTCAATTACAGACGCTAGGAATTTTATGTCAAAAATCTTAGCAATCCTTGGTTATGATCGCTACTACGCATTTCCTGTAAACAAGTCTCAATTAAAAAACTCATTGGTAGCTAATGGTTTTAATATTCTTGATGAGAAAAATTACTCTTTGGACGACATAAAAATGGCCCATAAGCTTATTTCAGATGACCAAATAAGCAAGGACTTACTACTTAATTGGTTAAGTTTAGAAGACGAAATCAATATAAATTCCTCAGATAGTCAAATGCTAGAGAAACTAACTAATGAAATGTTTTTTGAAGCCCAGAAATTGGAGTATTAG
- a CDS encoding GDP-mannose 4,6-dehydratase: MIIVTGCSGFIASRVCTMLLDAGEEVYGVDNMNDAYAPELKKWRLEQLIDRPQFKFLEADISKPEIQDIEFNETPKALLNLAARAGVRQSVENPWVFYESNCIGTLNMLELCRKLSIPKFVLSSTSSLYGAHKISPFSEDLSTDKPLSPYAASKKAAESLSFSYHHLYDIDITILRYFTVYGPAGRPDMSIFRFARWITEGHSLSVTGDGNQERDFTYVDDVAEGTILAMKPLGYEIINLGSDNPISINQAISKLENTIGKKADIVFEPTHPADIFATWADIDKARKILGWQPSTSFDSGIENVVNWYNSQRSWASTIELGN, translated from the coding sequence ATGATTATAGTTACTGGATGCTCAGGGTTCATTGCTTCACGCGTTTGCACAATGTTGTTAGATGCAGGCGAAGAGGTCTATGGCGTTGACAATATGAACGATGCATATGCGCCCGAACTTAAAAAATGGCGGCTCGAGCAATTAATCGATCGACCTCAGTTTAAATTTCTCGAAGCAGATATAAGTAAACCAGAAATACAAGATATTGAATTTAATGAAACGCCAAAAGCTCTACTCAATCTTGCAGCTCGAGCAGGAGTAAGGCAAAGCGTAGAAAACCCGTGGGTTTTCTACGAATCAAATTGTATAGGCACTTTGAATATGCTGGAGCTTTGCCGGAAATTAAGTATTCCTAAATTCGTGCTGTCCTCAACTTCTAGTCTGTATGGTGCACACAAAATAAGTCCATTCTCTGAAGATCTATCAACAGACAAGCCTTTGTCCCCTTATGCAGCGTCAAAAAAAGCTGCTGAATCTTTATCATTCTCATACCATCATCTCTATGACATTGATATAACTATCTTGCGATACTTCACTGTTTATGGGCCGGCAGGCCGGCCTGATATGAGCATTTTTCGATTCGCCCGTTGGATAACTGAAGGCCATTCATTAAGTGTCACTGGAGACGGCAATCAGGAAAGAGATTTTACTTATGTTGATGATGTCGCAGAGGGAACAATATTAGCAATGAAACCTCTGGGCTATGAAATCATTAATCTAGGTTCAGACAATCCAATTTCAATCAATCAGGCGATCTCTAAATTAGAGAATACCATTGGGAAAAAAGCAGATATTGTATTTGAGCCAACTCATCCAGCAGATATTTTTGCAACTTGGGCTGATATAGATAAAGCTAGGAAAATTCTTGGATGGCAACCCTCTACCAGCTTTGATTCTGGGATTGAAAATGTAGTGAATTGGTACAACTCACAGCGTTCTTGGGCTAGCACCATTGAATTAGGAAACTAA
- a CDS encoding bifunctional sulfate adenylyltransferase/adenylylsulfate kinase codes for MTILPEPHGGALINLMAEAEQVDRLKSDIKDMQSWDLSPRQICDLELLLIGGFSPLSGFMSESEYLSVCNEMRLSNGLLWPMPINLDVNREFAENLSSGEKIALRNPEGIPLAIMEVTDKWEPDRNLEALKIFNTNDLAHPGVKTLLDECNPIYLGGGIQGLQLPPHHDFDEIRHTPFTLRQRFESKGWTKIVAFQTRNPMHRAHVELTKRASEETGAKLLIHPVVGLTKPGDVDYFVRVRAYRAMLSHYENDSAELSLLPLAMRMGGPREAIWHAIIRKNYGCTHFIVGRDHAGPGNDSEGNPFYGAYEAQDLLRKHSNELGIDVAEFKEMVYVYEDNAYLPVSEVDQAKTTLNLSGTELRQKLMDGTEIPEWFSFPEVVGILRDAYPPKNKQGFTIFFTGLPSSGKSTLANVLMSRLMEITSRPVTLLDGDLVRKNLSSELGFSKEHRDLNIKRIGYVASEITKHRGIAICAPIAPYSETREEIRSIIEQYGKFILIHVATPLEICELRDLKGLYAKARAGQITGFTGIDDPYESPESPELRIDTSMLDPKDAIENVMKYLEGQGLLDIRNDC; via the coding sequence ATGACTATTCTTCCCGAACCCCACGGTGGAGCATTAATTAACCTCATGGCCGAAGCAGAACAAGTCGATAGGCTTAAGTCCGATATAAAGGATATGCAATCTTGGGATTTAAGCCCAAGGCAAATTTGCGACCTCGAGCTTCTGCTAATAGGAGGATTCTCACCTTTAAGTGGATTCATGAGTGAATCGGAATATTTGAGTGTGTGTAATGAGATGCGCCTATCAAACGGATTGTTATGGCCAATGCCCATCAATTTAGACGTCAATAGGGAATTCGCTGAAAATTTGTCATCAGGGGAAAAAATCGCTTTACGAAACCCCGAAGGAATCCCACTAGCCATAATGGAAGTAACTGACAAATGGGAACCTGACCGTAACCTAGAGGCACTGAAAATTTTTAATACAAATGACTTAGCTCACCCAGGGGTGAAAACTCTCCTAGATGAATGTAACCCTATTTATCTTGGCGGTGGCATACAGGGACTTCAGTTGCCGCCCCATCATGATTTTGATGAGATACGCCATACTCCATTCACATTACGCCAACGTTTTGAATCCAAGGGATGGACGAAAATAGTAGCCTTCCAAACAAGGAATCCCATGCACCGGGCGCACGTAGAACTAACTAAAAGAGCAAGTGAAGAAACTGGAGCCAAATTACTTATTCATCCGGTTGTCGGATTAACAAAACCAGGTGATGTTGATTATTTCGTAAGAGTTCGCGCTTATCGTGCAATGCTTTCCCATTATGAAAATGATTCTGCAGAACTCAGTCTCTTACCATTAGCGATGCGTATGGGAGGACCACGTGAAGCAATATGGCATGCAATCATCAGAAAAAACTATGGATGCACGCATTTCATCGTAGGGAGGGACCATGCTGGACCGGGAAACGATTCTGAAGGCAATCCTTTTTATGGTGCATATGAAGCCCAAGACTTACTTCGGAAGCATTCTAATGAATTAGGAATAGATGTAGCAGAGTTTAAAGAAATGGTCTACGTCTACGAAGATAATGCTTACCTACCTGTTTCGGAAGTGGATCAGGCAAAAACTACTCTAAATCTTTCCGGTACAGAATTGAGGCAAAAATTGATGGATGGAACGGAAATACCTGAATGGTTCTCCTTTCCGGAAGTGGTAGGTATTCTACGCGACGCATACCCTCCAAAAAATAAACAAGGATTCACAATATTTTTTACCGGCCTGCCTAGCTCCGGGAAATCTACTCTTGCAAACGTACTAATGTCGAGGCTCATGGAGATTACTTCTAGGCCCGTTACTCTACTTGACGGTGATCTAGTGCGAAAAAATTTATCCAGTGAACTAGGGTTTTCCAAAGAGCATAGAGATCTTAATATTAAACGAATAGGGTATGTTGCGAGTGAAATAACAAAGCATCGAGGCATTGCCATCTGTGCGCCGATTGCACCTTATTCCGAAACACGCGAGGAAATACGCTCAATAATAGAGCAATACGGTAAATTCATATTAATTCATGTTGCTACCCCTTTAGAAATTTGTGAATTACGAGACCTAAAAGGGCTTTATGCTAAAGCAAGGGCAGGTCAAATTACCGGTTTCACTGGAATCGATGACCCTTATGAGTCACCCGAATCACCTGAATTACGAATAGACACGAGTATGCTTGATCCAAAAGATGCAATTGAAAATGTCATGAAATACCTAGAAGGACAAGGTCTTTTAGATATTCGAAATGACTGCTAG
- a CDS encoding UDP-glucose/GDP-mannose dehydrogenase family protein encodes MDIAVIGGAGYVGLITAVGLAKLGHNVIGTDINSARIEMLRKSISPIHEPGIEEALAETQSLGTLNFTTDTELAVKNSNVVFLAVGTPPRHDGSTDLNQLRTAVTSMAKALTPDTVLVIKSTLPAGTLNVIKGLLAEAGGTNKIDFVINPEFLSEGNGLNDFFFPSRIVVGTESSRGAKILREIFAPFTDGGSITTDILMSRNVPYIETDPVDAQLIKYASNAFLATRVSFINEVAAICEQVGADIGKVAEGLGYDPRIGHRYLQAGIGFGGPCLEKDLVALINFSGLEGHTPQLLKAVLDRNDEQIRVIIRKISGLLDNQIMGKRIGVLGLAFKPGTNDARSSLSLRVMTSLLEMGAHVVASDPMAIPDAKEIVTSARYEEDPEAVFKDADLILFLTAWPEYKDLDLAQLSKVMKKAPSIMDGVNLMSRKTIESAGFKYAGIGKPTG; translated from the coding sequence TTGGATATTGCTGTCATTGGTGGAGCGGGGTACGTCGGGCTAATAACTGCGGTTGGATTAGCTAAGCTAGGGCATAACGTGATTGGTACAGATATCAACAGTGCCCGAATTGAAATGTTGCGCAAGTCTATTTCACCAATTCATGAGCCAGGTATAGAAGAAGCCTTGGCCGAAACACAGTCATTAGGAACTCTGAATTTTACGACAGACACAGAATTAGCAGTTAAAAACTCGAACGTGGTTTTCCTTGCAGTTGGGACACCTCCTAGGCACGATGGAAGCACTGATTTAAACCAGCTCAGAACTGCAGTGACTTCTATGGCAAAAGCTCTTACTCCAGATACTGTCCTAGTAATTAAATCTACTTTGCCTGCTGGGACACTAAATGTTATCAAAGGACTACTCGCTGAAGCTGGTGGTACCAATAAAATCGATTTTGTTATTAACCCTGAATTCCTTAGCGAAGGCAATGGATTAAATGATTTCTTTTTCCCTTCGCGAATCGTTGTGGGCACTGAATCAAGTAGAGGAGCTAAAATACTTAGAGAAATTTTTGCTCCATTTACCGATGGCGGATCAATTACTACTGATATTTTGATGTCTCGAAATGTTCCTTACATTGAGACAGACCCGGTAGATGCACAGTTGATTAAATACGCTTCCAACGCTTTTCTAGCAACAAGAGTTTCATTTATTAATGAAGTAGCTGCAATATGTGAGCAGGTGGGCGCAGATATTGGCAAGGTGGCAGAAGGGCTAGGGTATGATCCTCGTATTGGGCATCGTTATCTTCAAGCTGGAATTGGATTTGGTGGGCCTTGCCTTGAGAAAGACTTGGTTGCTCTAATTAATTTTTCGGGCTTAGAAGGGCACACGCCTCAATTATTGAAGGCTGTTCTTGATCGTAATGACGAACAAATAAGAGTAATTATTCGAAAAATTTCAGGTCTATTGGATAACCAAATTATGGGGAAACGAATCGGTGTTCTTGGATTAGCATTCAAACCTGGAACTAATGATGCACGATCCTCTTTATCACTTAGAGTAATGACTTCATTGTTGGAAATGGGCGCTCATGTCGTAGCCTCTGATCCCATGGCGATTCCTGACGCGAAAGAAATAGTTACATCAGCACGTTATGAAGAAGACCCGGAAGCTGTTTTTAAAGATGCAGATTTAATTCTATTTTTGACTGCTTGGCCTGAGTATAAAGATTTAGATCTTGCTCAATTATCAAAGGTAATGAAAAAAGCTCCTTCTATTATGGACGGAGTGAATTTAATGAGCAGGAAGACAATAGAATCTGCAGGCTTCAAATATGCAGGCATTGGGAAGCCAACTGGATAA
- a CDS encoding N-acetylneuraminate synthase family protein, with translation MTTNTTFDFGSSLKPLFCLEMANNHSGSTEHGIRIVEAAAAIANRTNARVWLKLQFRELSTFLHPADRGQDLSDPVTKQAIRFRETELHNSDFDVLIKSARDAGIGIYSTPFDEPSVDRCVAAGFEAIKIGSPSAYDWPLLRKIAKTGLPVIASVGGLSINEIDDVVDLFRNSGNPLALMHCVSVYPTATEDLQIDVVRQYTERYPDITIGYSGHEDPQRPEFGGLALAKGAVLFERHFGVPSDSVKLNAYSLSPEQAEEWIATTVRAGAACGGVGNERRAVEGEFDALQSLRRGIYAKHSIPAGKTVTADDIFLSAPCFEGQFHAGKYYEIVDTFTPMADIHPNLPIGLDVTKKLPKSLIISSIIARVEEALRSAQITVESETELEISHQYGIEHFYEQGAVIVNIINRDYAKKILIQFPGQNHPGHHHIQKEETFQVLHGAVDLVVDGQNNHLGPGQTKLIEPGHIHSFSSQTGVIIEEVSTTHVPGDSVYVDSSIPSDPTTRKTVLLTS, from the coding sequence ATGACTACAAATACTACATTTGATTTTGGGTCAAGCTTGAAGCCGCTTTTCTGCCTTGAAATGGCCAATAATCATTCCGGGAGCACCGAGCATGGAATTAGAATTGTTGAAGCGGCGGCAGCAATAGCGAATCGCACTAATGCACGTGTCTGGTTAAAACTACAATTTCGAGAACTTAGTACTTTTTTACACCCTGCCGACAGAGGGCAGGATTTATCTGATCCAGTAACTAAACAAGCTATTCGATTTAGAGAAACCGAACTACATAACTCTGATTTTGATGTACTTATTAAATCAGCTAGAGATGCAGGGATAGGGATCTACTCAACTCCCTTCGATGAACCTTCTGTAGATAGATGTGTCGCAGCTGGCTTTGAAGCAATAAAAATAGGAAGCCCTTCAGCGTACGATTGGCCGCTATTACGAAAAATTGCTAAAACCGGCCTACCAGTGATTGCCTCTGTTGGAGGTCTTAGTATCAACGAAATTGACGATGTCGTTGATTTATTTAGAAATTCCGGAAATCCCTTAGCGTTAATGCACTGCGTTTCTGTGTACCCTACCGCTACAGAAGATCTCCAAATAGATGTAGTGCGGCAATACACCGAAAGGTATCCTGATATAACAATTGGATACTCAGGGCATGAAGATCCTCAACGTCCAGAGTTTGGAGGACTAGCATTAGCCAAAGGTGCAGTATTATTTGAAAGGCATTTTGGAGTCCCTAGTGATTCGGTCAAGTTAAATGCTTACAGTCTAAGCCCTGAGCAGGCAGAAGAATGGATTGCCACTACGGTGAGAGCGGGTGCTGCGTGTGGAGGTGTTGGGAATGAACGTCGTGCGGTAGAAGGTGAATTTGATGCATTGCAATCATTACGCCGTGGTATTTACGCTAAACATTCGATCCCCGCAGGTAAAACAGTTACAGCTGATGACATCTTCCTATCTGCCCCATGTTTTGAAGGACAATTTCATGCTGGCAAATATTATGAAATAGTGGATACTTTCACCCCAATGGCAGATATTCACCCCAATTTGCCCATTGGATTAGATGTCACTAAAAAACTCCCCAAATCTCTCATCATTTCCAGCATCATAGCGCGGGTGGAAGAGGCTTTACGGAGTGCTCAAATAACAGTGGAGAGCGAAACCGAGCTGGAAATTTCTCACCAATATGGAATTGAGCATTTCTATGAGCAGGGTGCCGTTATTGTAAATATCATTAATAGGGACTATGCCAAGAAAATATTAATTCAATTCCCTGGTCAAAATCATCCAGGGCATCACCATATCCAAAAAGAGGAAACGTTTCAGGTACTTCACGGGGCAGTCGATCTAGTTGTAGATGGTCAAAACAACCACTTAGGGCCCGGACAAACAAAGCTTATAGAGCCGGGACATATCCACAGCTTTTCCTCGCAAACAGGCGTAATTATTGAAGAAGTCTCAACGACTCACGTTCCTGGAGATTCGGTATACGTAGATTCCTCTATCCCTAGCGACCCTACAACAAGAAAGACTGTCTTACTAACTTCGTGA
- a CDS encoding YvcK family protein — MKNKQRNHNNLGPKAGSLEWLLLFIVPGIGVKRWVVLGSFGVFIFACGIAFILSIGISQPLLQFVRFITFGNVLSPIWRGSVVGVVGLSLSIYAGWMLYERLTFGARYSKGNRGIIESLASHRIRSSGPHIVAIGGGTGLSALLRGLKNYTDNLTALVTPADDGGSTGRLRELFGVPSLGDARQCLIALSDAEPLMERVFSYRFDEGEGLEGHSLGNLLLSGMIKSEGGFSNGLHAAHNLLAVRGQVLPSSDQNGVTLEAQTVSGKHLIGESSIGKAGEEITSIWLTPKEVEANLEAINAINNADAIVIGPGSLFTSILPNLLIPRITTALKEAQCPKILVCNIATQYLETDSFTAADHLTAIIKHGNFYPSHFVMNSRPIKIEPSHHQEPIMPETNFSNSDVIAVLKDIVDESRVSRHDPEKLAKALLEIVQNYK; from the coding sequence ATGAAAAATAAACAAAGAAACCATAATAACCTTGGTCCTAAAGCAGGCTCTCTAGAGTGGCTGCTCCTATTTATTGTCCCTGGGATTGGAGTTAAACGCTGGGTAGTACTCGGTTCATTTGGCGTTTTCATTTTTGCATGTGGAATCGCATTCATTTTATCGATAGGTATTAGTCAACCTTTACTTCAATTTGTCAGGTTCATTACATTTGGCAATGTTCTTAGCCCTATTTGGAGAGGCAGTGTTGTAGGTGTAGTAGGGTTAAGTCTGAGTATTTACGCAGGGTGGATGCTATACGAGAGGCTCACATTCGGTGCGCGATACTCCAAAGGTAATAGAGGAATCATAGAAAGCCTCGCTTCACATAGAATACGAAGTTCCGGTCCGCATATTGTAGCCATAGGCGGAGGAACCGGTCTTTCTGCATTACTTCGAGGTCTTAAAAATTATACTGACAATTTGACTGCTCTAGTGACACCAGCCGACGACGGTGGTAGTACTGGCCGACTTCGAGAGCTATTCGGGGTACCATCTTTGGGAGACGCAAGGCAATGCTTAATCGCGCTGTCTGATGCAGAACCGTTGATGGAACGTGTATTTTCTTATCGCTTTGATGAAGGGGAAGGGCTAGAAGGACATAGCCTGGGGAATCTCTTACTTTCAGGCATGATCAAATCAGAAGGGGGATTCTCAAACGGCCTCCACGCAGCACATAACCTACTCGCAGTTCGAGGCCAAGTTTTGCCTTCCTCGGATCAAAATGGAGTTACGCTAGAGGCGCAAACTGTTTCCGGCAAGCACCTTATCGGGGAGTCTTCCATAGGAAAGGCAGGAGAAGAAATAACTTCTATATGGCTAACACCTAAAGAAGTGGAGGCGAATTTAGAGGCAATCAATGCCATTAACAACGCAGATGCCATTGTTATTGGGCCTGGCAGTTTATTTACAAGTATCTTACCTAACCTATTAATCCCGCGTATTACTACCGCCCTAAAAGAAGCTCAATGCCCTAAAATTCTAGTCTGTAATATAGCTACCCAGTACTTAGAAACTGACTCATTTACTGCAGCCGATCATTTAACTGCAATTATCAAACATGGGAATTTCTATCCTTCACATTTTGTAATGAATTCCAGACCAATCAAAATTGAACCGTCCCATCACCAAGAACCAATCATGCCCGAAACTAATTTCTCCAACAGTGATGTTATTGCTGTCCTTAAGGACATTGTTGATGAATCAAGGGTGAGCAGGCATGATCCCGAAAAACTTGCAAAAGCATTACTAGAAATTGTACAAAATTATAAATAG
- a CDS encoding glycosyltransferase, with protein MPKLLYIAPRDFPRRVANRVQTIKMAEAFSQYAEVTLVVSKLHSSIDELWEYYDVKTPFNIKVIGEPIWGPQSVYSLIPSIIQILKLKPDILYFREELIGWLISWFKRDYIYEMLDLLPRYQRYYPRLVQKSKHTIVISQGLKNTAINAGLNDGKIQIRPDAVDLNAFDIELRSSDARSSLGLDPQSKLVVYSGRFSSWKGTDTLIESAKHLPDDVNILLIGGFEGEPEKMRTKISECGVSNKVSVIEFQPHSEIPKYLKAADALVIPNKAENQLSVLHTSPLKLFEYMASKRPIIASDLPSIREILDESSATFVQPDSPEDLAIGIINTLKADNTLKVENAFKIAQENTWEERARLIIESALNS; from the coding sequence ATGCCGAAACTTTTATACATCGCCCCAAGAGATTTCCCTCGTCGTGTTGCTAACCGAGTTCAAACCATCAAAATGGCAGAAGCCTTTTCTCAATATGCCGAAGTAACCCTTGTAGTCTCAAAATTACATTCATCTATAGACGAGCTTTGGGAATACTACGATGTCAAAACACCATTTAATATTAAGGTTATTGGGGAGCCTATTTGGGGCCCCCAAAGTGTCTACTCTCTGATCCCTTCCATAATTCAAATCTTAAAACTAAAACCTGACATCCTGTATTTTCGCGAAGAATTAATTGGATGGTTAATTAGTTGGTTCAAGCGTGACTACATATATGAAATGTTAGACCTACTCCCTAGGTATCAACGCTACTACCCCCGGCTAGTTCAAAAAAGCAAGCATACTATCGTTATTTCACAAGGTCTTAAAAATACAGCAATCAATGCAGGATTAAATGATGGGAAAATTCAAATTCGACCAGATGCCGTAGATTTAAATGCTTTTGATATAGAACTACGAAGCTCAGATGCTAGATCTTCCTTAGGGTTAGATCCACAAAGTAAGTTAGTCGTTTATTCTGGGCGATTTTCAAGTTGGAAGGGAACTGACACTTTAATTGAATCAGCAAAGCATTTACCAGATGATGTCAATATTCTACTGATTGGTGGGTTCGAAGGAGAGCCAGAGAAAATGAGAACTAAAATATCTGAATGCGGAGTTTCTAACAAAGTTTCAGTAATTGAATTCCAACCCCATTCTGAAATTCCCAAGTATTTGAAAGCAGCTGATGCTCTTGTCATTCCTAATAAAGCAGAGAACCAATTGTCAGTGCTGCACACGTCTCCTTTGAAATTATTTGAATACATGGCTTCCAAACGACCGATTATTGCATCTGATTTACCGTCAATACGCGAAATATTGGACGAATCATCTGCAACTTTTGTACAGCCTGATAGCCCGGAAGATCTAGCAATAGGTATCATAAATACTCTGAAAGCTGACAATACCTTAAAAGTTGAGAATGCTTTTAAAATTGCTCAAGAAAATACATGGGAAGAACGAGCAAGATTGATCATAGAATCGGCTCTAAATAGCTGA
- a CDS encoding glycosyltransferase family 4 protein — translation MNPQFEENSLDAPIFKAFAKEFDHVSLIYRAPDNKSSVTQYGNISLHLVEGKGMLGFFGFVRNALKRTKDINDQLPIDVISTSDALGAGMTGVFAKKAIKIPLIVQIQGQTLKLPSESYVWIRRYITRGLARYVAGHADRVRVVSNEIKSQAIASGIKEQKIALIYNRCDTQLFDPVSKAIYGKQIRAELGIDNESTVISFIGRLESHKGIYELVEGISNLPGIKPHLLLIGDSPEDAKIEAAINKAGLIKSTHFVGKVAFNLIPNYLAATDIFVLPSKHEGTPRVILEAMAMEVPVIATKVGGIPEVIENGKTGILLESNNSESITNVLKPLIKKNNERRRIGKAARDHIVVNHNFNELAASLVDLHVSAVTEK, via the coding sequence ATGAACCCTCAATTTGAAGAAAATTCATTGGATGCACCCATCTTTAAAGCATTCGCAAAAGAATTTGATCACGTCTCCTTAATATATAGAGCCCCAGATAACAAATCGTCGGTTACTCAATATGGCAACATCTCTCTACATTTAGTTGAAGGGAAAGGTATGTTAGGGTTTTTCGGTTTTGTTCGTAATGCACTAAAGCGTACTAAAGATATTAATGATCAATTACCCATTGATGTCATTAGTACCAGCGATGCGTTAGGAGCAGGAATGACTGGTGTCTTTGCAAAAAAAGCAATAAAAATCCCTTTAATTGTTCAAATCCAAGGGCAAACTTTAAAATTACCTTCTGAAAGTTATGTCTGGATCAGAAGGTATATAACCAGAGGGCTAGCTCGTTACGTGGCAGGTCATGCAGATCGTGTGCGAGTTGTATCAAACGAAATAAAATCCCAAGCAATTGCATCGGGAATCAAAGAACAAAAAATAGCCTTAATCTATAACAGGTGTGATACGCAATTATTTGACCCTGTCAGCAAAGCAATATATGGCAAGCAAATCAGAGCAGAGTTGGGTATTGATAATGAAAGTACTGTAATTTCATTTATCGGTAGGTTGGAATCGCACAAAGGTATATATGAATTGGTAGAAGGCATATCAAATCTCCCTGGGATTAAACCTCATTTGTTATTAATTGGCGATTCTCCAGAGGACGCAAAGATTGAGGCTGCTATCAACAAGGCGGGGTTAATTAAATCTACGCACTTTGTAGGGAAAGTAGCGTTTAACCTAATTCCTAATTATTTAGCTGCAACTGACATTTTTGTTCTACCAAGCAAACATGAAGGAACACCGAGAGTGATTCTCGAAGCTATGGCTATGGAAGTACCTGTAATTGCAACTAAGGTCGGAGGCATACCTGAGGTCATTGAAAATGGCAAAACAGGCATTTTACTTGAAAGTAATAATTCTGAATCAATTACAAACGTGTTAAAACCTTTAATAAAAAAGAACAATGAAAGAAGGCGAATCGGTAAAGCAGCGCGCGATCATATCGTGGTTAATCACAATTTCAATGAGCTAGCAGCGTCTCTGGTAGATTTACATGTATCAGCGGTAACTGAAAAATGA
- a CDS encoding polysaccharide deacetylase family protein, whose translation MKLKHIIRDSGIRLFDKSGLSAGRRAYLQKINEGLSRVVCFHEITDANSFENKIRLLIQNFHIVPLDLVVKNIGLHKKITNVAITFDDGFSEQIDIAAPILKKYEIPATFFILSGSVGLTGEEASNYYRNQVGINYAVGPTATQISDLANEPLFQVGCHTHNHLDLGEISDPQKIHTELILSKQKLEEITKTEILHLAYPFGAIGNFSEIAEAEVLKAGFESASTIIPGYNLKNTPRTSLHRDSLSPEMEDSLFLAWLRGSYDTIKMISDRIKTIR comes from the coding sequence ATGAAACTTAAACACATCATTCGAGATAGTGGAATTCGATTATTCGATAAAAGTGGGCTGTCGGCAGGCAGGCGCGCATATTTGCAAAAAATTAATGAAGGACTATCTAGGGTCGTTTGCTTTCATGAAATCACTGATGCAAATTCTTTTGAAAACAAAATCCGGCTATTGATTCAAAATTTTCACATTGTTCCTTTAGATCTGGTAGTCAAAAATATCGGGCTACATAAAAAAATTACCAATGTTGCTATCACTTTTGATGACGGGTTTTCAGAGCAAATCGATATAGCTGCCCCAATATTAAAAAAATACGAAATCCCGGCTACTTTTTTTATTCTCTCAGGGTCTGTGGGGCTAACAGGGGAGGAGGCTTCAAATTATTATCGCAACCAAGTAGGGATTAATTATGCGGTTGGCCCAACGGCAACACAAATTTCTGATCTAGCTAATGAACCACTATTTCAAGTTGGCTGTCATACCCATAATCATTTAGATTTAGGGGAAATATCTGATCCCCAAAAAATTCACACTGAGCTAATTCTTTCAAAACAAAAATTAGAAGAAATCACAAAAACTGAAATCCTCCATTTGGCTTATCCTTTTGGAGCGATAGGCAATTTTTCAGAGATTGCAGAGGCTGAAGTTTTAAAGGCAGGCTTTGAAAGCGCATCGACCATCATTCCTGGGTATAACCTGAAAAATACACCTAGGACCAGCCTCCATCGGGATAGTCTCTCACCTGAAATGGAAGATTCTCTATTTCTGGCATGGCTGAGGGGGTCATACGATACAATCAAAATGATCTCTGATCGCATAAAAACTATAAGGTAA